In Papaver somniferum cultivar HN1 chromosome 1, ASM357369v1, whole genome shotgun sequence, a genomic segment contains:
- the LOC113274703 gene encoding uncharacterized protein LOC113274703, with protein sequence MALKQHFSMIDLGDLHFFLGIEAHRSSSGLHLSKTRYTLDILQCVDLLTAKPFSTPITAGAKLSAHDVTLFPDATLYRSLVGALQYLTITRPDITYAINQVCKFMHAPTDIHFLGVKRILRYLKGTLGRGLFFKPSSSLQESGSSSHTVYAYSDTDWAGNPDDHRSIAGTCVFVGPNLISWSFKKHPTVSRSSTEADYRALALAAAEVIWISYLLNGFGLYIKQPPIPFCDNISATYIAYNLVMHSRAKHIDIDYHFVRERVVRGSLLVRYMPTQHPLADLFTKRLLKPRFHYLSSKLSLPDSPRSSWGGGGGGGGGVFTQDTVGVT encoded by the coding sequence ATGGCTCTCAAGCAACATTTTTCTATGATAGATTTGGGTGATCTACATTTTTTCCTTGGCATTGAAGCACACAGGTCTTCTTCTGGTCTTCATTTATCTAAAACGCGTTATACTCTTGATATTCTTCAGTGTGTTGATTTGTTGACTGCGAAACCATTTTCTACTCCTATTACTGCGGGTGCAAAATTGTCAGCTCATGATGTTACCTTATTTCCAGATGCTACTCTATATCGCAGTTTAGTAGGTGCATTACAATACTTAACAATAACTAGGCCAGATATCACTTATGCTATCAATCAGGTTTGTAagtttatgcatgctcctacTGACATTCATTTTCTTGGGGTGAAAAGGATTCTTCGTTATCTTAAAGGCACGCTAGGCAGGGGTTTATTCTTTAAGCCATCTTCCTCCCTTCAAGAATCTGGCAGCTCTTCTCATACAGTCTATGCGTACAGTGATACTGATTGGGCCGGTAACCCCGATGATCATCGTTCCATAGCTGGAACTTGTGTTTTTGTTGGTCCTAATTTAATCTCTTGGTCTTTCAAGAAACATCCTACGGTTTCTCGTTCTAGTACAGAGGCCGATTACCGTGCCTTAGCTCTTGCTGCCGCTGAAGTTATTTGGATATCGTATCTCTTGAATGGTTTTGGTTTATACATCAAGCAACCACCTATTCCATTCTGTGATAATATCAGTGCTACATACATCGCTTATAATCTTGTCATGCATTCTCGTGCTAAGCATATTGATATTGACTATCATTTTGTTCGAGAACGTGTTGTACGTGGCTCTTTACTTGTTCGTTACATGCCTACTCAACATCCACTTGCAGACCTGTTTACTAAAAGACTTCTCAAGCCAAGGTTTCACTATCTGTCGTCCAAGCTTTCACTTCCGGATTCTCCACGTTCATcttggggtgggggggggggggggggggggggggtgttcaCGCAAGACACGGTTGGTGTGACATAG